Within the Cololabis saira isolate AMF1-May2022 chromosome 22, fColSai1.1, whole genome shotgun sequence genome, the region GCCAACTGCCTTTGAGACATGATTTATATCCCTCCGGGGATGGATTAAGTATATCTGAGATTGAATCTCAAAGTCTGTGTTGGCTCAAAGAGCAGAGAGGACAAGTGGACTAAACAGAAGTTaacataaatatttatatatgtaaaaaTGTAGAGtaaattttataaaataaagaagtgaaaaataaagaaaagatcaGATCGTAATTTGAGTTCACCTGCTAAACAATACTTTAGTTTCTGGTTGAGTAATTGATTCTGACTGTAGCAAGGCTGAAATAGTAAACTACAGGAAATTATCACTTGCTCAAGTTTCTCTTTATGCCCATATAGATGTTCTTCTGGATTATTTCGGTACCCGGACAGCTCCTACAGACATTTCAGCACTGGACAGCTCTCACCATTCCCCACAGGCTTCATTCAGAGAGTCTGGTCACGTGATGCTTGTtgagatgtgacgtcaaataTTGACATTAATTCTCAGTTTAATTAATGATGATCTCTGAATGCGTGAtccattcttcttttttttttcatataacttTCATTGACGCGGAAAGCGGCTGCACTCCAATGGGACGGGGGCGATGACGCACCGCCTGCTTCACCCTCCTCTCCTTCAACCCCCtccttaacgcagaaccataattcaggctttcccctcctcctcctcccctcacCGACGTGACAAGTGAAAAAGGCATGCCTTTCTGATTCAAGGATAAAATAACCGCGGGGAGTTAACTTCAGAGGACGGAGGAAAGTTTTCCGCAGAAGACGGTTTGGGTGATCTTTTGTTGATGCTCCATGAAGCGGCGACACGCAGAAGTTCCCGAGAACTGAGCCGGAGGAGGAGACGCGCTTCAACCGAGGGAatagagggagagaaagagagaaggagagaaagagagggagagagactgaGATAGAGATCCTATCTCACTCTCCCAGTTCAGCTTTTCAGCGGATCGCGTCCAGCATCTTGCAACTGGTGAGAAAATTCACTTTTATAAAGGGTTTTAAGGAAGATAAAGTGGGGCGACCTTAGAGAAAGTCTTTGACTGATAATATGATTGTATAAACTCTCTCATGTAAAATTAATTACACATTGTGATAAAATATTACAActgtctttattttatttttttttgtttgtttattatgtctttttttgtctttttcagcaggacaatgtcCGGTAAAGCGACTTTAGCATTACTCATCTATGGAATCATAACGCATTACAGCGTCAACTGCTCACCTGTGGGAATTAGCTTTCCAAGTGTTAGGTATGAAAACTCTCTTTGTGTGCTTTAAAGGAGGGGGGGCTTTGACACGACTGCACCGAGGGCACAGCCTAAAGACCCCATCTAATTTACAGTTAGTTATGTGAGTGAGTGTAATATCCTGTTGGGTTGCTGGATAACAACATCTGACAGCCAATCCATAGAGCTGAGACGCATTCACTGGGGAGCCGCGGTAATGTGATTTAGGCGGCTGTGGCAGTGAAGAACAGAGTCTCAATCTGACCTGCAGCCATTAGTTGGGCAATTTGCTGATTGGATAATTAATAGGAATCGATTTGATGTGAAAAAAAAGTATACATGTCAGCAAAGGACATTCCTGTTTAAACCAGATATGGGGAATTTTTAATTTACGCACATAAGGTGTTATTTTGATCCCATGTCTAAGCCTGAAATAAGTTTAAATACGCAAATAACATCTAAATCTACTATTGCAGGGTCAAAGATTGGAAAACAGatatctttttgtttcttttagactTGACAGTGAGATTTATGACGAGGATGGCAACTCCTTACCGTCCCTGGATTATGACGGAGACCAAATGGAGGTGAGAAGTCCCTCCTCTGTCGCTGAAGACGTCTTCAGTTTGTTCTATCCGGCAGAGAAAAGGTGATTATCATCAGCatcccaactttttttttcccacccccTCAGCGTTGGAGACATCCATGTTGCACATCTCATTGCTGTATTTCTGTATTTCTGTCTGTCCGTGTCGTTCGTTCTGTAGCGTCGAAATGTGGTAACGAAAGAAATACTTTGATTTCTATTACTGTcctttttaagtttcttttcaAACACggtaaagggggaaaaaacgaACTAGAAAGTCAAATTTGATTCAGGAGATGGGCAGAATAGTCGATTTCTTCGgaaaaagaagacaaagaaTAAAGATGACCATAAAAATCAAAAGAAACTatcttgaaaaaaacaaaatgtgataAACCTATTATCTGTAGGCCTTGAGTTTTTAAATAAGTCAATAAAAAATATAGGTTGAAGTTTACACGCACAACCTGGAGTTTTTTATCATAGCGTAGAGACTTGATATGTGTTTTGCGCTGGGTGtgtggtgattttttttttatttttgtatattttttcttttactgtgtGGCTATCTATCATCCCAGAACGGAAAGACATGCAGACGGCATGTTTAATAAAGCCTACAGGAAAGCGCTGGGTCAATTATCAGCAAGGAAATACCTTCATTCTCTGATGGCAAAACGTGTAGGGTAAGAATATCTTCTTGGTTGTCACcttttaatttctttaaaaaaaagagaaatgtctCATGTCACCTGTCCTTTGTGCGTACTTGTTTCTGTTGACTTGTCCTTTGAAAGCTCATTACTCACGCTGTTATATGTATGTCTGTGGTCCCAGTTTATTCCAGCACGCTTCCAAAACGCTTTTAGGAATGGTTAAAGGAGCGCGCAATTGAACGTTCTGGAAAGCGTAATTGTCTGAGCTGGCTCTCCTTGAAGGCGCACAGGTTTATTTCCATGTGAATAATTCATGGGGACTAAATCCCAGTGGTTcctgggggagggaggggctgCGGCTCCGAGTGGGCCTATCACCTCTTAATGTAATTATCAAGGGGATCGATTAAAAGTTCAGATCAAGTGTTCATGGCTGCGTTTTTCAGATTAAAAGCCACATTTCAAGATTTATTTGTTTGCAGCAAACTCCTCCCATGAAATGACTGTGCACTTTCCCTTGCAATGCATCAAAAGCCAGCTGTATTGTTTTGAACAAAATGGAGAGCCAGATTATGTTGTGATTTCCCCTTTAAGATGGTGGCTCAGTTTGGCTGAAGCGCACATGGATGTATGAAGCGCACCGCAAACTGAGCGCACAGGGGAGGGCTGGGCTCATGTGCCGCacctgttaaggctgatttatggttccgcgttaaacctaaatgatggttccgcgttaaatcgacgcagagcctacgacgtagaCTTTTGAAATCCTCCCCACTGCTGTGCAAcatctacagaagaatattagggccagacaggagaaaaataaaaataatgttttagaggaggaatatttttttttcattatgcacattATGCACTGTATTATGCATTATGCacaaaagtcgaaaatgtcgagaaaaaagtcgaaatgtcgagaaaaagtcgaaatgtcgagaaaaaagtcgaaatgtcgagattcatgtcgaaatgttgagaaaaaagtcgaaatgttgagaaaaaagtcgaaatgtcgagaaaaaagtcgaaatgtcgagaataatgtgaAGTAGGCttacaattttgaaaaaaaagtcgaaatgtatttcaactttattctcaaaattccgactttattcacgaaattttgactttattaacgaaattgtatttcaactttattctcgaaattccgactttattgacgaaattcgactttattcttgaaattgtatttcaacattaatctcgacatttcgactttattttagGGTAATTTTTTTAGGGTATGGCAtggggtacgccgtaggctctgcatcgatttaacgcagaaccataattcaggctttacggtTTCCGTGTGTTGCTAATGGGGGGTCTCCTGCTCTCTCGCAGCGGGGGGAAAGCTCTGGAGGACAGCTCGGAGCCGCTGTCCAAGAGACACTCGGACGGGATCTTCACAGACAGCTACAGCCGCTACAGGAAGCAAATGGCAGTCAAGAAATACCTGGCAGCAGTCCTGGGGAAAAGGTATAGACAGAGAATTAGAAACAAAGGACGGCGGCTGGCATATTTGTAGCAGCCTCCTTTTCCTgtcctgaattaaaaaaaaataaaaaaagaaggaaaaaaaaataaaaaaattaaaggatAACTTGTGTGCAGCCCCAGATAAAGTCATCTTAagatctgaccaatcagtggatCACTTTTTGTGTTCTCAAACATGTATTTCTGTATGAAGTAAGCCATTAAAGGAATATTTTGATAATAATAttgcttttttcttatttaaatcACTCGAGGATGCTTACATCTCCTctgtggacttttttttttttaaattagaacAAATTACTTATAGTTATTATTTTTGAGAGGACACACGTGTCTCCTCAAACAGCCATGTCTTTTAAACATTTAGTAAAGAGATATGAAAGAGAGGGGGATGGAATAGTTTAAAAGACAATCAATGCATTCAATTCtgcctgtttttattttcttttttaaagagtGACATTAAGAGTTTAGTTGTCTTTATTCACAACAGCCTTGAAGACATAAGTTTTCACCAAATCCTCCAAGAGATAGACTTTGATGCCCTCCCGGATGGGGAAGAGTTTGACGCTTTTTTGGGAGACTGGCTGAAACAGTTCTCTCCCGAATTTGCGGTGAGTTTCCAGCTCCTTTCCGAGTCCTGGCAGGGGCTTCTCACGcccctcctcttcttctgtttTCCTCCTCTCGCCTTGTGATTTCACTTCAAACACTCAGATCCAGCTCTTCTTCCACCTCACCTGTGCTCCTTTCTCACAGATTTTGACTCCAGGTGTATGACAGCATGTATACACGCTGAAAGGCCCATAATATGATGAACACATCATTTCTGAGTAAAAAacatagaataaaaaaaaagaatttaataaatctggttgtttttaattgaaGTTCCCAAATCTGAGAGGAGAAACAGAGTATATTTGAGGTTCTTCTcgcctttatttttcttccacaGTGTTTCCAAAGTGAGCTTACACATTTGACTCATGTAAAGTGCCAATCTTTTGTTTCTATCAACTGGTTCTGCCCAAGGTTTTCTCATGTCTCCCTGCCCATATAATAAGTATCACTGGCATCTGCAGCACCATCAggcaactatatatatatatataaaaaaaaagaaaagaggaataaacagaaaaataagaaatgataCTTGTTACATGGTGACTTCTCCATCAGTTTGTTTTCTGTGAGAGACGTACGAGGCAGTTTGAACTCTTGTGTTTGAACCCTCTGGATCTATTGTGCTTCCCTTCTCTGTCATGTGAACCGATGTACAAACTACAATAGACTGCATGATTAAAGTAATTTCACTAGCCACCGCATCTGTGCAGACAACTAGATGGTTTTGCTTGCTCTCTGACTACTACAGACTTACATTCCTGTTATTGGTGGATGTTCTTGTGTTTTGTTCTCTGCCATCGAAGAATCCCAGTGAACCTGAATGTACTTGACTGCTCTGTCTCAGACTGATACGATGCTTTATGGCTTCTGGATGATTTGTAATCTACTTTTAAAATCATGTGTGAAGATAAAGCTACAGAAAAATAGAGTGGTTATTTTCTatgcttttgtttttctatAGAACATAACACATTAAGGGAGATGCCACGGGTGGCCCAACTGACCATGAACATGATAAAATCAAAGGGATCAGGCAAAATGTATCCAGTATAATATGGTCAGAAGGAAAACTAACCATCTGCACACTTCTTACCAAATTTGCGAGGGCATGAAAGGAATGCAAACGACAGGGTAAAGTTTTTCCGTTTGTGTTTGATGTATCAATCTTTCTTTAATTTTGCATTCCCCTCCAGGCTTTGTGACGCAGGGAGCAGTTTGCGGCTGTGGTGCCTTGCATCGACTTTTAAACCGCCATGAATCACAGATGGCTATAGTGGCCCTACAATGCTGCACATCATCAGCTCACATTTCACCCCCTTTTTTGTCGTTGTTGTCTTTGTGCTACACAGATGTTTGATAAGACCTCAAGCATCGGTCAGCTTAGATGTCAGTCGTTCTTGTTTGCACTGCTTTCTTTTGCACTTTGTTTTAGAGCGTTAGAATTTCATCCAAACAGAGGGAAGCGGCAGTTTCCCCATGAATCATTACATGTATGATAATGAAAGCGCCAATAgccttacaaaaataaaataatcttcaaagatatatataaatatatatatttactgtgTGGAAAGTGAATATTAGATTACTACTTCAAATGGCGACCTACCAGGGTCAAtaaatgtctaaaaaaaaaaggtgttgtaAGATTTGTATGAATAAATTTTTGTAAACAACACATATTTCGTCTAATCTTTGAAACCGTGTCCCCGTGAATCTGAAGCACACTTTAGAGGATGAACCCAGTCATGAGACTGACATTATTTCAATGGAAATGTGTCAATAACCTCAGGATGCTGCAGAATAAATCAGCAAacccatcaaaaaaaaaaagaaaagacggaAAGCATTGAGAGAAAAGAGACAGAAAGTCCCTGCCTTGTTTTTTACCGTGACTCACTGGGTTTGGCGGAGGAGCGGTGACACCAGTTGGCCGGGTGTCTGCCTCCCAACGGGACAGCATGAGCAAAGAGTCGTGGGAGGGATCACCCGGCCCGCGACACACACGGCCTCACTGCACTTTACACCCTCCACGAGTTCAGCCGTCGCCACCCTGCAGGAACAGTTGGCTGGGCTCAACGCTGCTATATGCAACAATGTTGACCCAAAAGAGCCGGCATGCATGCCTGGAGAGGATTGTACATGGAACCACACAGTTTAAGGATTTAAAGCCCCATCATACTTTATAAAACCTTCAAGAGCAGTGGACTTGATGTGGAAATGATTTTATATCTAGAACCTTCTGCAAGTTTCTCTCTGCATCAAAAGAGATGAAATATAAATGATCCATCTTCTGTCTTTAAGATTATCGATGTCCCACAGATTAACTAAGATATTTTAGCCTATAAAAGTGACTAGTTCAAACTCATTTACATTATACTGGATATGGACCTGATACCTGCAGGAAGTTCTGTGTAATCTATGCTTTAAATTCAGTTTATCACCAAGCTTTAAGGTTGAAGCTGTGTGTTTTTGCtcactttatgaaaataaatcaggattttttttgctgtttctgacaCAACGAAGATGAGGAACTGGCTCAGTTTGGCATGTAGTCACACTTCTTTTAAGCAGACTGCACCAGACATGCTGCAGTCTTTTTGCTTTTAACCTTTCTGTCGTTTCTTGATGTTCGACATGTGACATGTCAGATGGTTTGTAATACCCAGACCCATTCTGGAGCCCTTCTGTGGAAAACCTGCTCACAAAAGGTCATGCACTTTCAAAGATTACTTGGCAGGTCATGAGATGAGGTATGGTCTCCCGCTTCACTCAACGACTACACCCAAACGTGACAACAGGAGCCAGTCGGTTGATATGAACGACCACTGTCGACTTATCACAAATGATTGACACAAACTTTAGTCTTTTGACCACAAACTAAAAGCTCTTAAGCTTGAAAATTTGAAATCGTGCTGCCTAGAAATATAATAAAGCTTCTTTCTGTTCCAACGAAGACAATTTTAGCTGCGTTGACTGTCGTTTCTGTGCGAATGAGCTCTTTCCTCATGAAGCATCACATGATTAAGTAACAATATCAGATGAAAACGAAGTAAAACTGCGGTTATTAAAAGTGTGAAAGTGATCATCGTAACAAAGCTGCAATAAAGTGACGTGTGTATGTGCTTCGGTTGCAGTGTGTTGCCTTGCGTCGACGCCCACTCTGTGGGTGCAGCAGGTGGCATTTACAATTGCACCCCCCGCCCTGCGCCCTCCACCCTCTTCTCTTTGTTTTCCCGTGTGTGTCAGACTCAATTACAGACAATAAATACATCCACATGTTTCATAATATCTACACTTTTAAAGCTTATATGGGaccccccaaacacacacactgacacacacacacaccctttgTAACACCTAAAATCTCTTGATAGGGGTTCAATTACCGTCAGATCGTGTGAGTGCTTGCTGCATGTGTGGTATGGGGTGTTTGGCTGTGTAATCACACTAAGACTGTCATGTCTCTCAGCTcccctgtgtgtgtgcgtgtgcatgtgtgtgtgggtgtgcctGTGTGCGTAATGACCCCGTCTCAGACATGAAGGCAGGGCTTTGATTTTGTGGCTGCAGCCTCAGCTCTCAGCGGAGCGCGCACAGAGGATGATCAATGGGAGTGATCTGATTCCTCCGGCCCGTGCCAGACCCTTTCTTAACCCTGCTAACCCAATCAGCCAGTGTTGCTAAGCAACCGGTCCCAGGAGGATGCGTTTGGAGTGGGTGGGGTGCCGGTGGCCTTGGCGAGTATACCACAAGCTCACAGAGGATATATTTCACTCAAATGACTTCAGTCTCAGTTATGTTGTCTTCGGCACGGCTGAAATGGCAAGTTGCAGGGAGGGTCGGATAAACGGGCTCCCATAGAGGGAGAGATGGCGGCTGAGTAATGCATGGTGATTCACAGCAGTGCACGGACAGGCACACACACTGGAACCAAcatgcacaaaaacacacaaaactggTCTAATTATGTTTAGAAATGTACAAGAAGGATGAATTATTTGAGAAGACAAGACTGAAAAGTTAAAAGGGGCCACATTAGACTTTTAAACGATAGTCTTTATGTTTGAGCAGATCCTTTTTATGTAATGCACAAAAGATGGGATTTAATTTCCAGAAACAGTATAAGGCCACGGACCCAAGGGAAGGGCCCTTCTTACAGCACTCTTAGCTACTCCAAGTTTTTGGAAATGTTTGTCTTTTCTATTATTGTCTTTGTGTACCTGCATAATTTGAGTATTTCGGCGTTGTACTAGGTGCAGAGCTACTCTAGAACTAGCAAAGATTAAAATATGATGACACAAGAGCTTCTGAATACTTAAGTATTAAACTAAACACTTCTTATTCTTAATTCTTACATGTTGGATGGTTGTAccccaaaagaaaataaaacaatactgaTGACCTTTACAGGTCGGTTAGGTGGATCAGGGTTTGCCGGTGGGGTGCTTGTTTCAGCTCCCGTAGTCTTCTTTTCTGATGTTGCTACAGAaatgacatctgaaatgaggataGACGGAGAGATTCAAACAGAAAAGAATATAAGGGGATAGTAGTTTGCGGTACCTGAACTAAGCTTACTGTTGGTGACAGAGCTTAGGTGGTGTGCTTTAGATGGGAGTGTCTCCAACTGGCTGCCAGGTTTGTTTGCTCATTTTTTAATAAACTGGCAGAttgtttgatttaaagtttgatttaaagttttcaAAGCTTGAAAAAAACAGCCCCCAAAACTATTCACAGAGGCTTTGTCCATTTCTTatcataaaaaaagagagattagCCTGTAGAATTACACCACAGTACCTTCATGAGTGGATCCATTCGCTCCATGTGCAGAACCAGGgacatttttgcttttgttcAGTCACGTTTGATCACACAAGTTTCCGTTCAATCTCATGTCTGGTTGAAACATCTGTTCTAGCGTATTCATTCATAGTGTAATAATATCAAAAGACTGTCCTTCCATCTGTGGTTTTCCAGGTTTTTGAAAGTTGGGGTTTGAAAATCCCCTCATGTGCAGGCTTCATCTGATCTCATAGCCCCTAACAGCTAAAATCATTTAGCTGTCACTGTAGTTAACCGACATGTTGTTCAAAACTTCAGCTTTGTTGAATTCGAGTATATTTACAGCAGGAAAAAAGTctcaaggtgaaaaaaaaaacttacttcacgacaaaaaaacaattctttCAGTTTTCTTGCTTCCTAAGACAGAGaaacaacagttttctcttTTTACACTTGATTTGACACTTTGATTCTTCTGTTACTAAGTGAGGAGCATTTGTGACAACTTGTTGTGTAACTGACTTTACAAAACTTGCTGGATCGTTTTTAATTCTGAAGGgcaacaaacataaaaatcaacaaaaactATCAAAAGATAAAATAACAGCATTAAGAGGAAAGTAAGAAAATACTTTCCCTTAAGAGCATACAAGAAAATTACAGAAAGTTTTTAACCACTCATGCCTGAAAGAAATCAATAATCACAAAAAAGATGTCCTTCAAAGAGTTCCACTCCGAGAAACACGTCCACGCCACATTCCTCTTCACAGCAGTCACAAACTATTCTTCTTTGGATTTCTACTTCATTtaaagtgaattaaaaaaactaacctGAGGTGTGAATGCAAAGGAGAGACAGAGTCACCAGGCCTTGAAAAGTGACGACAAACCCCGCTGACGCTCACCGCTGCTCCAACAAATAGTTCCATCAGAAATACAGTCTCTCGTGTCGTAAGACGATTACGTTTGATCAATGACAATTTCTCTCCATCTAATCCCAGGCT harbors:
- the adcyap1a gene encoding adenylate cyclase activating polypeptide 1a isoform X2, producing the protein MSGKATLALLIYGIITHYSVNCSPVGISFPSVRLDSEIYDEDGNSLPSLDYDGDQMEVRSPSSVAEDVFSLFYPAEKRTERHADGMFNKAYRKALGQLSARKYLHSLMAKRVGGGKALEDSSEPLSKRHSDGIFTDSYSRYRKQMAVKKYLAAVLGKSLEDISFHQILQEIDFDALPDGEEFDAFLGDWLKQFSPEFAAL
- the adcyap1a gene encoding adenylate cyclase activating polypeptide 1a isoform X1, with the protein product MSGKATLALLIYGIITHYSVNCSPVGISFPSVRLDSEIYDEDGNSLPSLDYDGDQMEVRSPSSVAEDVFSLFYPAEKRTERHADGMFNKAYRKALGQLSARKYLHSLMAKRVGGGKALEDSSEPLSKRHSDGIFTDSYSRYRKQMAVKKYLAAVLGKSLEDISFHQILQEIDFDALPDGEEFDAFLGDWLKQFSPEFANITH